In Synchiropus splendidus isolate RoL2022-P1 chromosome 7, RoL_Sspl_1.0, whole genome shotgun sequence, the genomic window tctgCCTAGttgtcataaaatattttcttttttttttacataaactcaaaagaagataagtgaagtgtaaatgaaagtatcgccataaaatgttttaattaattttaggttttactgttgggggtgccatcactttctttatcatattccttttcaagaacttcttcatagttggtaactatcataAATTTGCAGCAGTCAAGTCAATTAAATAACACACTGCTGCCATCATATGTGGCGAGtccattaaaactgagcatcccGCGGCCCTCGAGGCTCAGaggagtaaaacaaaaaaacctctAGCCGCCTTCTAGGGGGGCGCTTGCAGctcaaccatgggcctcggccctatggttaagagtcACCGATCTACTTACTTAagtttttctgtgtttcaggGTATGTTGCGAAGATGTTGTGCCCCACTGGCAAATGTTACAATGAGAATGGTTGCATGACTTGGAATCAGGTTACAGGGCAGGACTGCCTACTCCCACTACAGCTAGCTGGGTTCTACCTAGTGCTTTAGCTCCATTGTACATCCGCTGTATTTCTcaacatgtagtgaagtgtgatTCACTGTATCAGTGGTGGAGAAAACCCCAACACTGAGGAATTGTCTTTTTAGAGCTGCCCGAGGTCCTGAATTCCGTTAAACACAAGACATCATCTCCGCCCTCAGCAAAATCTCTATGCAAGTCGAGGGTGTAGTTGAGCCCCAGTGTGTATGCACTTGTTTCTGCAAAGAGATCCAGCTTTCACCTGTATGTTATTTACTTCAATTAAAACATGTCCAGCTATATTTCAATGTTTATTTCTGAAACCACGGCACTCCTCTGATTCCATttgagtgtgggaggaaacgcTCCTGTTTGCAGCTTTGAAGTGAAAGAAAGCAAGCAAGAGTTCTCAGGGCACAAAGGTGAGTGAGGCGGGTGGATGTGTCCAAACATATCTTTGAAGGTGGAGGGAAATCAGACCTTTCTACTGGTGTTAGAGACACATACACAACTGTAACATGTGCCAGTGTGGTGCAACAAGACAGGTGTGGACCTTCTCTTCATACATTTTGGTCACACATTAACTTCAAATCAGAATTAATGCTGCCTGGTGCCTTGAACAATAGGACTTTAAGTTCCAGTTGCAGACTTACTTACTCATGTTTTAACTGAGTGTGACATACTAATCTGATAAAATCCAATCATACAGAAGAGAGGCTGACTAGAACTACAATATAAGGCCCGAATTTCACTGTGAAAGCCCAAAACATACATAAATAGCTGCGAGGAGACAGACGTGTGATCTTGAAGTCGAATAAAACCTTCCTCATCGAGGTGCCTTTTCTGACTGCCATCACTCTTTCTTCGTTCTCACAACCAGCGatttcttttcctcctctcGAATATAACAACCCTAGGGACAGAAACAGTATGTCTGAAACGGAGCTGAGAGAAGTACATTTTCACAAGCACTTTTCATGAATCCTTTCTCAACTGGAAATTGACGACTCTTAAAAGCACAATTACATCAAATGGAATCATCAGCTGCTCACTCACCAGAGAGATTTCATGATATAGATGTTCATCGCTGAAGAGAAGGAAATGACAATGCAGTACATCACATTGACTTGGAGCAGGAAAAAGTCAGTTTTTGGCTCCAGAACTTCAGGAGGAACGGGGATGAGTTTTCGTGAGGGTGGCCGAGGGGTCACTATGGAGGAACAGTGAGGATACTTGTTACTcagggtacacacacacacacagctacatAAATGATAACTATAGAATAAGATCTATAGGAAATACACATTTGATATGCGGTTATAACACATGCCTAATTTGTTGCATGGGTAAAAGTCAAGCCTGGTGTCTCACTGTGTGAGATACTTGAAGTGGGAAATCTATAATCGCTCAGCCTGGAGACATGTTCTTCAGTCACAGAATCAAAGTGAATGTATGGCGATTCTTATTGGGCTTCCCACCCAACAGAGAGCGCTTCACGTCACATTTGTCCATGTGATGTGCCCGGCGGCTATTGTCTTGTTTCGGGTGTAAaaacattattaataatattaaagaCATTTTATTGCTTTTCAAGCAGCTACTGTTTACATATCAGCATTTCCACATCACATGACTGTATGTAGACACAGAAAGAGCCCCTCCCACTGACTCTTCACCTGCCAAGTAGATCTCCACCTCATAGATGGTTTGGTTTTCATTCTGGAGCGAGCAGCGGTACGTTCCCTGGTTCCTCACACTGATCATGTTTAAAACCACAGATGGCTTCGACTGCCTTCTCATTGGTGTGAAGTCACGTGTGGTCTGCCACAGACAGAGGAGAACACTGAATCATTCACACAAGAGCGATCGCCTTCCGTTCCAACTCTGAACTCACGCCAGGGGCAAAGCTGAAGTCGTACACAAGGCTCCCAAACACAAAGTTGTGCCACGGCTGGTTGCAATCAATTTTAGCAAACTCCCCATCCATTGCCTTCAGCTGGGTCACTGTGGAGGACAAGGAACACAGAGGTGAGACTCATGCAGGatactgtttatttattactattCATCATCCATATTGTGATAAATCTGTGAAGCATTGGGTTCAAGGTGGAAATAAGGATCAACTACTTCAAGTTTGGACCTTGGTTCTCAGTCAGGAGAGGATGGATTGCCCCATACGAATCACTTACAGTACAGTAAGTGGTGGAGTTCATTTATCTGCGGGTCACCAAAGGGGAAAACATCCTTTCCATCCTTTGTCTCTTTTCCTTTTAAGGGCTGGTGAATAAAGTGTAAAAAATCTGTGAAGATGTTCTTGTCACATTAAACATTCCGCATGGACTCACTGTACAAAATGATACATTGTGAGGCAATGTTTACTTGGTCACAAGATTCTTATTGGTCGGTGTGTAAATTGGGTTGCAGCTAAAACTTAAGAGAGAGAGCCAGGGAACGATCGGCCTCGTTGAGCATTGTCCCAAAACCATCTGAAGCTCTCCATGGAGAGACACAATAACTAGTTTCtgggacaaaacaaaaagcacataCCACCACAATCCACACTTCCAGTTGGAGATGGACACTCATGGACAATCCACCGACACTTGACACAGTCCATAACTCTTCGTCTCAGTATCCCTGGAAACAGATTCTTGCTGTTGAACACATATTATGTGAAAGTACAACAACATCTGACCAGCTGTCAGTGGAAGTGAGAGAGCTTACCACATTGGTTGAAGCACAATTCTAAAGGAAAGATAAACAGAGCTCAATCCGACATAGATGTATTGTGTTCAGGAGCAGAGTTTTGGGTCTGTTACCCGTGTTCCTCATGTGTTGATTCAAGATCTCGTTGGCCCTCTCCACGACTTGGATGAACTGACCTACTTGGAATCCTTCAAAAGAAGAGACGTGTTAAGCCTGGAGTCAATGAACATCTTAACCAGCTGTTTTTCACCTCCTCCCTGTTTCTTCAGAAATTTGTTGAACTCATTTCTGTACTCCTCTCTAACTCGAAACAGAGTCCCACGAGCTACAAAACAGAATGTTTGTTTTAACAACCTATGTAATATAAGACACACAATTAGATACTGCATTATATTCAACAGGTACACCACAATCAGATACACAAGATGTAAAACTTAACAAGTTATTCTGAATATTTTTCTGCAAATTGTGTCACAATCATAAGCTTCAGTTTTTCCACTACAAGACAACATGATGAACACCAGTCATCCTTTCATTGCTTTCACAGTCTCCCTCAACTAAATGGGGCAGGAGGTTGGCGACACCCTGGAGAGGTCACCAGCCATCACAGAACTTGCCACAAAGGCAGAAAAGGTTCTAAGGTTGCTGTTTTTAGGTatctaaataaaagcattggTAACATGTGGTTTGCtgtgaagtgaaaaataaattaaaaattcaTTCTCACCAATGACCCCATTCCATTTCATGCTGGTTTTTTCATACCGGCCATAAACCTCGTCCATAATTTGCTTGAGTGACAGCTGCTCCTCGAGTGATGGGGCCAACAGGATGTAGTTCTCATGCTGGTTTCTGACCTCTTCATTACACTGAAGACAAGCTGATGTTGCAGAGACGCAACAGATCAACGGCACCAGAATGAGCAGCATCTCTGCACGCCTGTCTTCGCCCTTGTCAGTTGGGTCTGAAAAACATGGAgagcaacttcgagaaagaatATTGTTCCTTTGATCTGAATCAAAAGGCACCTGGGAAGTCTGcgacatgtattttatttccagTGTGAGCCAACACTGCTCCACACAATGATTTCACTCTTGTCCATCCACATATAACTCATGTTTGACCGTTAGTGAACTT contains:
- the LOC128762712 gene encoding izumo sperm-egg fusion protein 1, whose translation is MLLILVPLICCVSATSACLQCNEEVRNQHENYILLAPSLEEQLSLKQIMDEVYGRYEKTSMKWNGVIARGTLFRVREEYRNEFNKFLKKQGGGFQVGQFIQVVERANEILNQHMRNTELCFNQCGILRRRVMDCVKCRWIVHECPSPTGSVDCGVTQLKAMDGEFAKIDCNQPWHNFVFGSLVYDFSFAPGTTRDFTPMRRQSKPSVVLNMISVRNQGTYRCSLQNENQTIYEVEIYLAVTPRPPSRKLIPVPPEVLEPKTDFFLLQVNVMYCIVISFSSAMNIYIMKSLWVVIFERRKRNRWL